In Nodularia sp. LEGE 06071, one DNA window encodes the following:
- a CDS encoding Uma2 family endonuclease, protein MNVIVAKWTIDEYHSMIDAGILDERKVELLEGEIVEMSPEGEPHAYCSDEAGEFLAKLLSDRAKIRHAKPITLPNDSEPEPDLAIVQRLGREYREHHPYPENIYWLIEYANSSLEKDLELKSKIYAAAGILEYWVVNLKKLHLVVFRDILDGEYATKQTLSTGRIQPLAFPDISISVEQICDRNQ, encoded by the coding sequence ATGAACGTGATTGTGGCTAAGTGGACGATTGACGAATATCACAGCATGATTGACGCTGGTATTTTAGATGAGCGCAAGGTGGAATTGCTGGAAGGAGAAATTGTCGAAATGTCGCCAGAAGGAGAACCCCATGCTTATTGTAGTGATGAAGCTGGTGAATTTTTAGCAAAGTTGTTGAGTGATCGCGCTAAAATTCGTCATGCTAAACCCATTACCCTACCCAACGACTCGGAACCAGAACCTGATCTGGCAATTGTTCAACGTTTAGGACGGGAGTATCGAGAACATCATCCCTATCCAGAGAATATTTACTGGTTAATTGAGTATGCTAACTCTAGTTTAGAGAAAGATTTAGAGCTAAAAAGCAAAATCTACGCCGCAGCAGGTATTTTAGAATATTGGGTTGTAAATCTCAAAAAGTTACATTTAGTGGTGTTTAGAGACATCCTAGATGGAGAATATGCGACAAAACAAACCTTGTCTACAGGAAGAATTCAACCACTGGCATTTCCAGATATTTCTATTTCTGTGGAACAGATATGCGATCGCAATCAGTAA
- a CDS encoding FG-GAP repeat domain-containing protein — protein sequence MPTSGFEQTIKNSFDESLAKSAFLLSESSPELNTTLPSSSSSSQLNNTATISNLFGGSNPNPNPYLTSAAIVPDFNADGKTDKLWVNAETGEIIVRLMDGTRIIEEASLGQYDLSSMSYNIADFNGDGKTDFLLRNQATGENRLVLMDGTRIANTVALETVDPNWTASIGDFNGDRKTDIFWHNAQSGQNAIWTMDGTTVIDAAVLEVTDASFAPTIVDFDGNGKSDVFWRNQTTGENKVWFMDGTNKTDFTLQSQDAGWDFTLGDFNGDFRTDLLWRNSETGENKIWTMNGIFVTEGALATRDSSWTSSIGDFNGDGKTDIFWNNQVTGENTAWLMDGTAVSTEAFLPSIAPGLTPSLGDFDGNGTTDIYWRDGQTGVDRIWSMNGTTATESFVAEENRLSPQWFTA from the coding sequence ATGCCTACTTCTGGATTTGAGCAGACAATAAAGAATTCATTTGATGAATCTTTGGCAAAATCGGCGTTTTTATTATCTGAGTCTTCCCCAGAATTAAATACTACTTTACCCAGTAGTAGTAGCTCCTCCCAATTAAACAATACAGCCACAATCTCCAATTTATTTGGAGGCTCAAACCCCAACCCGAATCCTTACTTAACCAGTGCAGCGATAGTTCCTGATTTCAACGCTGATGGCAAAACAGACAAACTTTGGGTAAATGCTGAAACAGGTGAAATCATCGTTCGCCTGATGGATGGAACAAGGATTATCGAAGAAGCTTCCTTGGGTCAATATGACCTATCATCGATGTCTTATAACATTGCCGACTTCAACGGTGATGGCAAAACTGATTTCTTGTTGCGTAATCAAGCAACAGGTGAGAATCGGCTTGTACTAATGGATGGCACAAGAATAGCTAATACCGTGGCACTGGAAACAGTTGACCCCAATTGGACAGCTAGCATTGGCGATTTCAATGGCGATCGCAAGACCGATATTTTCTGGCATAATGCTCAAAGCGGTCAAAATGCTATCTGGACAATGGATGGCACTACAGTTATTGACGCAGCGGTTCTAGAAGTCACAGACGCATCATTTGCTCCCACTATTGTTGATTTCGACGGTAATGGTAAGAGTGATGTCTTCTGGCGCAATCAAACAACCGGTGAGAACAAAGTTTGGTTCATGGATGGTACGAACAAGACTGACTTCACGCTGCAATCGCAAGACGCAGGCTGGGACTTTACACTAGGTGATTTCAATGGTGACTTTAGAACTGATTTACTGTGGCGCAACAGTGAAACAGGTGAGAACAAGATTTGGACAATGAATGGTATTTTTGTCACTGAAGGTGCGCTAGCAACACGAGACTCATCCTGGACATCTTCTATTGGTGACTTCAATGGCGATGGTAAGACTGATATCTTCTGGAATAATCAGGTAACTGGTGAGAACACCGCCTGGTTAATGGATGGTACAGCAGTCAGTACTGAAGCTTTCCTACCAAGCATTGCTCCTGGTTTGACCCCATCATTGGGTGACTTCGATGGTAATGGCACAACTGATATCTACTGGCGTGATGGGCAAACAGGTGTAGATAGAATTTGGTCTATGAATGGCACAACAGCAACTGAGTCTTTTGTTGCTGAAGAAAATAGACTTAGCCCACAATGGTTCACTGCCTAA
- the gltX gene encoding glutamate--tRNA ligase, which produces MTVRVRIAPSPTGNLHIGTARTAVFNWLFARHHGGQFVLRVEDTDLERSRPEYTENILAGFRWLGLNWDEGPFFQSQRLDMYKEAVEKLLEQGLAYRCYTTSEELEALRESQKARNEAPRYDNRHRNLTPEQEAAFKAEGRSCVIRFKIADGREIVWNDLVRGTMSWRGSDLGGDMVIARAEQAGIGQPLYNFVVVIDDIDMQITHVIRGEDHIANTAKQILLYEALGAKIPEFAHTPLILNMEGRKLSKRDGVTSISDFQKMGFTAEGLVNYMTLLGWSPPDSTEEIFTLETAAKNFSFERVNKAGAKFDWAKLDWLNSQYLHHMPIDKLTDSIIPFWQEAGFTFEGGRERPWLEQLVTLISQSLTRLVDAVDMSQPFFTATVEFSEEGSEQLQKEGSAVALQAILTALENQPDFSEAVAQEMIKQVVKEQKLKKGLVMRSLRAALTGDVHGPDLIQSWLLLNQINLDKSRLNQAIAAAN; this is translated from the coding sequence GTGACTGTTAGAGTCCGTATTGCGCCGAGTCCAACTGGTAATTTACATATTGGTACAGCCAGAACTGCTGTATTTAACTGGTTATTTGCCCGCCACCACGGTGGTCAGTTCGTTCTACGGGTTGAAGACACAGACCTAGAGCGATCGCGTCCCGAATATACTGAAAATATTCTGGCTGGTTTTCGCTGGTTGGGGCTGAATTGGGACGAGGGACCCTTTTTCCAATCCCAACGCCTGGATATGTATAAAGAGGCCGTAGAAAAACTTCTCGAACAAGGATTAGCTTATCGCTGCTACACAACCTCAGAAGAACTAGAAGCCCTACGAGAAAGCCAGAAAGCTAGAAACGAAGCTCCTCGTTACGATAACCGTCACCGCAATCTGACACCAGAACAAGAAGCAGCTTTTAAAGCCGAAGGGCGTAGCTGTGTAATTCGGTTCAAAATTGCCGATGGGCGAGAAATTGTCTGGAATGACCTCGTAAGGGGAACAATGAGTTGGCGAGGTAGTGATCTCGGTGGTGATATGGTCATCGCCCGCGCCGAGCAAGCAGGTATTGGTCAACCACTGTACAACTTTGTAGTTGTGATTGATGACATCGATATGCAAATTACCCATGTGATCCGGGGAGAAGACCATATCGCTAACACCGCCAAGCAAATTCTGTTATATGAAGCTTTAGGCGCAAAAATTCCAGAGTTTGCCCACACGCCTCTGATTTTGAATATGGAAGGGCGCAAGCTTTCTAAACGAGATGGGGTGACTTCGATTTCTGATTTTCAGAAAATGGGGTTCACTGCTGAAGGCTTAGTCAATTACATGACCTTGTTGGGTTGGTCACCCCCTGACTCTACTGAGGAAATTTTTACCTTAGAAACCGCTGCGAAAAACTTTAGCTTTGAGCGTGTGAACAAAGCCGGGGCTAAATTTGACTGGGCAAAATTGGATTGGTTGAATAGTCAGTATCTGCATCATATGCCCATAGATAAACTGACAGATTCAATTATCCCCTTTTGGCAAGAGGCGGGATTTACATTTGAAGGTGGACGAGAACGCCCCTGGTTAGAGCAGTTAGTTACTTTAATCAGCCAGAGTTTAACTCGTCTGGTAGATGCTGTAGATATGAGTCAACCGTTCTTCACCGCCACAGTGGAATTTAGCGAAGAAGGTAGCGAACAACTGCAAAAAGAAGGTTCAGCGGTTGCTCTTCAGGCAATTCTTACAGCCCTAGAAAATCAGCCCGATTTTTCGGAAGCAGTCGCCCAAGAGATGATTAAACAGGTAGTCAAAGAGCAAAAACTCAAGAAAGGCTTAGTGATGCGATCGCTCAGAGCTGCCTTAACTGGAGATGTTCATGGCCCTGACCTGATTCAATCCTGGTTACTCCTGAATCAAATTAATTTAGACAAGTCACGTTTAAATCAAGCGATCGCTGCTGCAAATTAG
- a CDS encoding MBL fold metallo-hydrolase: MKRRQLMGYAGAGLVTALVTNLGSHLKANAQSSGLSVKWLGHTCFLFTGGGIRILVNPFQTVGCTAGYRPPKVEADLVLISSQLLDEGAVDGLPGNPKLVYAPGAYEFEGIKLQGIAIDHDRKGGRQFGINTAWSWQQGGINILHLGGAAAPISTEQRILMGRPDVALIPVGGSDKAYNAQEAMQATRVLNPKLVIPTHYRTQAADAAKCDISPVDEFLGLMQGMTVRRGNTDTITVSSSNLPQNSEIQLLSYKF, encoded by the coding sequence ATGAAACGACGACAGTTGATGGGCTATGCTGGGGCGGGGTTAGTCACAGCGCTGGTGACTAATTTGGGTTCCCACCTGAAAGCTAACGCGCAATCTAGCGGTTTATCAGTTAAGTGGTTGGGTCATACTTGCTTTCTATTTACTGGTGGCGGGATAAGAATTCTTGTCAATCCTTTTCAGACGGTTGGCTGTACAGCTGGTTATCGTCCACCAAAAGTCGAGGCGGATTTAGTCCTAATTAGCAGTCAATTGCTAGATGAAGGTGCGGTAGATGGACTACCGGGAAACCCCAAGCTTGTATATGCACCAGGTGCTTACGAGTTTGAAGGTATTAAGTTGCAGGGAATTGCCATAGACCATGACCGCAAAGGTGGTAGGCAATTTGGCATCAATACGGCTTGGAGTTGGCAGCAAGGGGGAATTAATATCCTACATTTAGGAGGCGCTGCTGCACCTATTTCCACTGAACAAAGAATCCTCATGGGTCGTCCAGATGTGGCATTAATCCCAGTCGGAGGCAGTGATAAAGCGTATAATGCCCAAGAAGCCATGCAAGCCACTAGGGTGTTAAATCCGAAATTGGTGATTCCCACTCACTACCGGACACAAGCTGCTGATGCGGCTAAATGTGATATTTCGCCAGTGGATGAATTTCTTGGCTTGATGCAGGGCATGACAGTACGTCGGGGTAATACTGATACTATTACTGTTAGCTCTAGTAATCTCCCGCAAAATAGTGAGATTCAGCTTTTAAGCTACAAATTTTAA
- a CDS encoding diacylglycerol kinase family protein — protein MSQQVSPPSTPNCLPTLVKKEREFSWQVASNLLISFKYAWAGISYSFHTQRNFRIHLSVCALAIALSIFLHLQAVEIAVIAITSGLVLALELLNTAVESLVDLTVKQTYHELAKIAKDCAAGAVLVSALVAVLVAGTLLLPPLVILIMSKF, from the coding sequence ATGTCCCAACAAGTTTCGCCTCCATCAACACCAAATTGCCTACCAACCCTCGTCAAGAAAGAACGGGAATTTTCCTGGCAAGTTGCTTCTAATTTATTGATTAGCTTTAAATATGCCTGGGCTGGAATCAGCTACAGTTTTCATACTCAACGCAACTTTCGCATCCACCTCAGTGTATGTGCTTTGGCGATCGCCTTAAGCATTTTCTTGCATCTGCAAGCAGTAGAAATTGCCGTCATTGCGATCACCAGTGGTTTAGTGTTGGCATTGGAATTACTGAATACAGCCGTGGAGTCCCTTGTAGACTTAACAGTGAAGCAGACATATCATGAGTTGGCCAAAATCGCCAAAGATTGCGCTGCTGGTGCTGTGCTTGTCTCCGCCTTGGTAGCTGTACTGGTTGCGGGTACGCTCTTGCTGCCGCCTCTGGTGATTTTAATTATGTCAAAGTTCTAG
- the ybeY gene encoding rRNA maturation RNase YbeY, producing the protein MQVELDVQDLFYESSPKAAIDCGDNHTRISPETWSDWFHGWLETLHPHLPPAPSYEIGLRLTDDAEIQSLNAQYRHQDQPTDVLSFAALEVNFPHSPEMLAAPLYLGDIVISVNTAQRQAQQQGHSLRTELAWLTAHGLLHLLGWDHPDEEQLMQMLQQQVELLRTISIDIDIEY; encoded by the coding sequence GTGCAAGTTGAATTAGATGTGCAGGATTTGTTTTACGAATCGTCCCCAAAAGCAGCGATAGATTGTGGGGATAACCATACTCGAATTTCTCCGGAAACTTGGTCAGACTGGTTTCATGGCTGGTTGGAAACGCTACACCCTCATCTGCCGCCAGCGCCAAGTTATGAAATAGGGCTGCGTTTGACCGATGACGCGGAAATTCAGTCATTGAATGCTCAATATCGTCATCAAGATCAACCCACAGATGTTTTGTCTTTTGCGGCATTGGAGGTAAATTTTCCTCACAGTCCGGAAATGCTGGCTGCGCCTTTGTATCTAGGTGATATTGTAATTTCGGTAAATACGGCTCAACGTCAAGCTCAACAGCAAGGGCATAGTTTGCGAACCGAGTTAGCTTGGTTAACCGCTCACGGGCTACTGCATTTGTTGGGTTGGGATCATCCAGATGAAGAGCAGTTGATGCAAATGCTCCAACAGCAAGTAGAATTGCTGAGGACAATCAGTATTGATATTGACATAGAATATTAA
- a CDS encoding anthranilate synthase component II — protein MIIVIDNYDSFTYNLVQYLGELAAEFPVASDIKVFRNDKITVDEIRALNPELVVISPGPGRPENAGISQDLIKQLGHNLPILGVCLGHQSIGQVFGGKIVSATDLMHGKTSQVSHTGVGVFQGLENPMVATRYHSLVIDRETCPEVLEITAWVEDGTIMGVRHRNYPHIQGVQFHPESVLTSSGKQLLRNFLEQLQSRE, from the coding sequence TTGATTATAGTCATTGATAATTATGATAGTTTTACATATAACTTGGTGCAGTATTTAGGAGAACTAGCAGCAGAGTTCCCTGTGGCATCAGATATAAAAGTTTTTCGTAACGACAAAATCACAGTAGACGAAATTCGAGCCTTAAATCCAGAGCTTGTAGTCATTTCTCCTGGGCCTGGTCGTCCAGAAAACGCCGGTATCTCCCAAGATTTGATTAAACAGCTAGGTCACAATTTACCCATTTTGGGTGTGTGTTTGGGGCATCAAAGCATTGGTCAAGTATTTGGTGGTAAAATCGTTTCGGCTACAGATTTGATGCATGGTAAAACTTCCCAAGTGTCTCACACTGGAGTAGGTGTTTTCCAGGGATTAGAAAATCCGATGGTCGCAACCAGATATCATAGTCTAGTTATTGACCGTGAAACCTGCCCAGAAGTATTAGAAATCACCGCTTGGGTTGAAGATGGCACCATTATGGGAGTGCGACACCGGAACTATCCTCACATTCAAGGAGTCCAGTTTCATCCAGAGAGTGTTTTAACATCTTCCGGAAAGCAGTTATTACGCAACTTTCTGGAACAATTACAGTCGAGAGAGTAA
- a CDS encoding aminopeptidase P N-terminal domain-containing protein, translating into MQAEYQQRRDRLMAKIGNGTGIFRSAPMAVMHNDVEYTYRQDSDFFYLTGFNEPQAVAVLAPHHAEHRFVLFVQPKDREKEVWTGYLCGVDAAKEMYGADAAYPIAELDEKLPQYLEKSDRIYYHLGRDRSFNDTILGHYQSLLRTYPKRGTGPTGIEDTGTILSSMRLVKSEAELELMRQAAKIAVEAHNRAREVTAPGRYEYEIQAEIEHIFRLRGGMGPAYPSIVASGVNACVLHYIENHRQMQDQELLLIDAGCAYGYYNSDITRTFPVGGKFTPEQKTLYEIVLEAQKQAIAQIKPGNTFNAVHDAAVRVITEGLVELGILKGEIDKLIEEEKYKPYYMHRTSHWLGLDVHDVGVYQHGEDKPQILQPGQVLTVEPGLYIVPDTKLAEDQPETDPRWVGIGIRIEDDVLVTPTGYEVLTAGVPKEVAEVER; encoded by the coding sequence ATGCAAGCAGAATATCAGCAACGTCGCGATCGCTTAATGGCAAAAATTGGTAATGGTACTGGGATTTTTCGCAGTGCGCCAATGGCAGTCATGCACAACGATGTGGAATACACTTATCGTCAGGACAGTGATTTTTTCTATCTAACTGGGTTTAATGAACCGCAAGCAGTCGCAGTTTTAGCGCCACACCATGCAGAACATCGGTTTGTGTTGTTTGTCCAGCCGAAGGATCGAGAAAAGGAAGTTTGGACTGGTTACCTTTGCGGGGTGGATGCAGCCAAGGAAATGTATGGTGCAGATGCAGCTTACCCGATTGCTGAACTAGATGAAAAGTTGCCCCAATATTTGGAAAAATCTGATCGCATTTACTATCATTTAGGACGCGATCGCAGTTTTAATGATACCATCCTCGGACATTACCAAAGTCTACTGCGGACTTATCCCAAGCGTGGCACGGGACCAACTGGTATTGAAGATACTGGAACTATTCTCAGCAGTATGAGATTGGTGAAAAGTGAAGCAGAATTAGAATTGATGCGCCAAGCGGCTAAAATTGCTGTGGAAGCACATAATCGCGCGAGGGAAGTGACCGCACCCGGACGTTATGAGTACGAAATCCAGGCGGAAATAGAACATATTTTTAGGCTACGGGGTGGGATGGGGCCAGCTTATCCTTCGATTGTGGCTTCTGGTGTGAATGCCTGCGTATTACATTACATCGAAAATCATCGACAAATGCAGGATCAGGAATTGCTATTGATTGATGCTGGTTGTGCTTATGGTTATTACAACTCTGATATTACCCGGACATTTCCCGTAGGTGGTAAGTTTACACCAGAGCAAAAAACATTGTATGAGATTGTTTTAGAGGCTCAAAAACAGGCGATCGCTCAAATCAAACCCGGTAATACTTTTAACGCCGTTCACGATGCAGCAGTACGTGTCATCACTGAAGGACTAGTAGAACTTGGCATCCTCAAAGGCGAAATTGACAAGTTAATTGAGGAAGAAAAATATAAACCTTATTATATGCACCGCACCAGTCACTGGTTAGGTTTGGATGTTCACGATGTGGGAGTTTACCAACACGGTGAAGATAAACCGCAGATTTTGCAACCAGGTCAAGTGTTGACAGTGGAACCAGGACTTTATATAGTTCCAGATACCAAATTAGCAGAAGACCAACCAGAAACTGACCCCCGCTGGGTAGGGATTGGGATTCGCATTGAAGATGATGTTTTGGTGACACCTACAGGTTATGAAGTGTTAACGGCTGGGGTTCCCAAAGAAGTAGCTGAAGTGGAACGATAA
- the ftsH2 gene encoding ATP-dependent zinc metalloprotease FtsH2, translating to MKFSWRVAVLWTLPALVIGFFFWQGAFASAPADMSRNAANTRMTYGRFLEYLDANRVTSVDLYEGGRTAIVEANDQDIENRVQRWRVDLPINSPELITKLKEKNISFDAHPMRNDGAIWGLLGNLIFPILLITGLFFLFRRSSNMPGGPGQAMNFGKSKARFQMEAKTGVKFDDVAGIEEAKEELQEVVTFLKQPEKFTAVGARIPKGVLLIGPPGTGKTLLAKAISGEAGVPFFSISGSEFVEMFVGVGASRVRDLFKKAKDNAPCIIFIDEIDAVGRQRGAGIGGGNDEREQTLNQLLTEMDGFEGNTGIIIIAATNRPDVLDSALLRPGRFDRQITVDAPDIKGRLEVLQVHSRNKKLDPTVSLDAIARRTPGFTGADLANLLNEAAILTARRRKEAITIHEIDDAVDRVVAGMEGTPLVDSKSKRLIAYHEVGHALVGTLLKEHDPVQKVTLIPRGQAQGLTWFTPNEEQGLISRSQLKARITGALGGRAAEEVVFGAAEVTTGAGGDLQQLSGMARQMVTRFGMSDLGPLSLESQQGEVFLGRDWTTRSEYSESIAARIDAQVREIVEKCYDNAKQIMRDHRTVCDRLVDLLIEKETIDGEEFRQIVAEYAEVPDKAQFVPQL from the coding sequence ATGAAATTCTCCTGGAGAGTCGCAGTACTCTGGACATTGCCTGCTTTGGTAATTGGCTTTTTCTTCTGGCAAGGGGCATTTGCTAGCGCTCCTGCTGACATGAGTAGAAATGCAGCCAATACCCGCATGACCTATGGCCGCTTTCTGGAATACTTGGACGCTAACCGTGTTACCAGTGTGGATCTGTATGAAGGTGGTAGAACGGCAATTGTTGAAGCAAACGATCAAGATATCGAAAATCGTGTGCAACGGTGGCGGGTGGATCTGCCGATTAATTCTCCTGAGTTAATTACCAAGCTCAAAGAAAAAAACATTAGTTTTGATGCCCACCCCATGCGTAATGATGGCGCTATCTGGGGACTGTTGGGGAATCTCATTTTTCCAATCTTATTGATTACTGGATTGTTCTTTTTGTTCCGTCGCTCTAGCAATATGCCCGGTGGCCCTGGTCAAGCGATGAACTTTGGCAAATCTAAGGCTCGTTTCCAAATGGAAGCCAAAACCGGAGTCAAATTTGACGACGTAGCAGGTATTGAAGAAGCTAAAGAAGAACTACAAGAAGTTGTTACCTTCCTCAAACAGCCAGAAAAGTTTACTGCTGTAGGCGCACGCATTCCTAAAGGTGTGTTGTTAATTGGTCCTCCAGGAACTGGTAAAACTTTACTAGCTAAGGCTATATCTGGGGAAGCTGGTGTTCCTTTCTTTAGTATTTCTGGTTCAGAATTTGTGGAAATGTTTGTGGGTGTGGGTGCATCCCGCGTCCGCGATTTGTTCAAGAAGGCTAAAGATAACGCTCCTTGTATCATCTTTATTGATGAAATCGATGCTGTGGGACGGCAAAGGGGTGCTGGTATTGGTGGCGGTAATGACGAAAGAGAGCAAACTCTCAACCAATTGCTCACCGAAATGGATGGCTTTGAAGGCAATACAGGGATTATTATTATTGCTGCCACCAACCGTCCTGATGTCCTAGACTCAGCATTGTTGCGTCCCGGTCGTTTTGACCGCCAAATCACTGTTGATGCACCTGATATTAAAGGGCGTTTGGAAGTCTTACAAGTTCACTCCCGGAATAAGAAACTTGACCCTACTGTATCTTTAGATGCGATCGCTCGTCGCACTCCTGGTTTCACTGGTGCTGATTTAGCTAACTTGCTCAACGAAGCCGCAATTCTCACCGCTAGAAGGCGCAAAGAAGCAATCACCATCCACGAAATTGATGATGCAGTGGATCGGGTAGTTGCGGGTATGGAAGGAACTCCATTGGTAGACAGCAAGAGCAAGCGCTTGATTGCTTACCATGAAGTCGGACACGCTTTAGTCGGGACTTTGTTAAAAGAACATGACCCCGTGCAGAAAGTGACTCTGATTCCACGCGGACAAGCACAGGGTTTAACTTGGTTTACTCCCAACGAAGAACAAGGATTAATTTCCCGTTCTCAACTCAAAGCTAGAATTACTGGTGCTTTGGGTGGACGCGCTGCTGAAGAAGTCGTCTTTGGCGCTGCGGAAGTCACAACTGGCGCGGGTGGAGACTTGCAGCAGTTATCAGGAATGGCTCGCCAAATGGTTACCCGCTTCGGGATGTCCGACTTAGGGCCGCTGTCACTGGAAAGCCAACAAGGTGAAGTATTCTTGGGTCGTGATTGGACAACCCGGTCTGAGTATTCGGAATCCATTGCAGCGCGAATTGATGCTCAAGTCCGCGAAATCGTGGAAAAATGCTACGACAACGCTAAACAAATTATGCGTGATCATCGTACTGTGTGCGATCGCTTAGTAGATTTGCTCATCGAAAAAGAAACCATTGACGGCGAAGAATTCCGCCAAATTGTGGCTGAGTACGCTGAAGTACCTGATAAAGCTCAGTTTGTACCACAACTGTAA